Within the Microbacterium terricola genome, the region GCGGTGTCGTGTCGCGGAAGATCGCGAACACGTCTCGGCTCGCCGCCGAGTAGGCATCCATCCGTGGAGGGACGACCACCGCATCCGGACACAGCTCGCGCGCCTGCCGTCCGCCCATCGCGGTGCGCACCCCTCGCGCCTTCGCCTCATAGCTCGCCGCCAGGACCACGCCGCCGCCGACGATCACCGGCCTGCCCCGCAGGGTGGGCTTGTCGCGCTGCTCGACCGAGGCGTAGAAGGCGTCCAGGTCGGCGTGCAGCACGGTCGCCTCGCCCCGCATCCGGCCTCCCTTCGATCATCCGTCCTCGCGGATCATCGCATCAGCCGGCGACACGGCCGCTCCGGGCGACAGCGGCCGTCAGGTCGTCAGCCGGCGGCCGCCGGGATCGTCTTGCGCATCACGGTCTTGCTCTTGCCGATGTGCCGCTCGAACGTGAAGCCCGCCTTCTCGAACATCGCCCGCGTGCCGTTGTGGAGGAACGAGGACGAGGTCCGCTTGCCCTCCGCGAGCTCATTCGGGAACGAGACTACCTCGCCGCCGCCGGCCCGGGCGATCAGGTCGAGCGCGCCGTCCAGTGCCTCTCGCGCCACGCCCGAACGGCGGTGATCGCGGTCGACGAAGAAGCAGGTGATGCGCCACGGGGCGGGATGGGTCTCGCCCGCGTCGTACTGCTTGCGGTGGTAGATGTTCGGCAGTTCGAGGGGACTGCCGTACTCGCACCACGCGATCGCGTCGTCGCCGTCGAAGACGAGCGCGGCATGCGCGACGCCCTCCACGACGAGTCGCTGCTTGAAGGTCGGTCCGTCGTACTCGCGCTTGACGGTCTGCTCTGTGTCGCTGTGGAAGTAGGAGCAGTAGCACCCGCCCCAGACTCCGTTGTGCTTCTGCGCGAGCGCCAGCCACGCCGGGAATGTCTCCGGAGTGAGCGGCTTGATCACATGCGCCATGCGGCCACCCTGGCACGCGGTGGAGCCGACCGGAAGGCGTTCAGCCCAGCGCGCCTCGGGTGCGGTGAGGAAGTGGACGCGACAGCGGGACTCGAACTCGCTCGGGCTCCGGAGGAATCCGGCCTAGAGGCGCGAGAACCGCGGAATTACGCGAGACGGCCCAATCTTCCTCCGGGCTCTGTAATGCGGTTGGGCGGCTCAGTGGGTGTGGCGGTGATTGGTGTCGGGGTAGTGCTCGTGGGTGTGGGTGAGGCGTTCGTGTGAGTGCTCGTGCTTGTGGCGCGTGCCGGCGGGGACGGGTTCCGCGTGCTCGTGAGTGTGGTGTTCGTCGTCGTGGGTGTGCCAGTGGTCGTGGACGACGGCTTCGTGGGTGTGTTCGTGTCGGTGGTGTTCGGTCAGGTGCAGCCACACGCCTAGCGCCATCAGCAAGCCCGCAGCAATGAGCTGCCAGGTGACGGGGTCGCCGAGCAGGATCGCGAGGACCGCGCCGAAGAATGGGGCGACAGAGAAGTACGCACCAGCACGTGCCGTGCCGACGTGTCGCATGCCGATGATGAACAGGGCGAGGCTGACGCCGTAGGCGAAGAAACCGACGACGAGTGCGGCGGCGAAGCTGGCTGCCGCGGGGAGGGTGGCGCCGAGGGCGAACGCGAGGGTCAGGTTGACGGGTCCCGCGACGAGTCCCTTGACGGAGGCGAGCCAGGTGGCGTCATTGAGCGCGATCTTGCGGGTGAGGTTGTTGTCCAGTCCCCAGAAGCAGCATGCTCCCAGGATCGCCAGGGCGGGCCAGGGGCTGCCCAGCTCTGCGCCGTTGGGGATGGACAGCAGCACGGCGCCGGCGACGATCGCGACCATGCCGAGCGCGACGCGACGGTCGAAGTTCTCCCGGAACACGAACCATGCCAACAGTGCGGTGCAGACACCTTCCGCGTTCAGCAGCAGGGATGCGCCGGAGGCGGGCATGTTCGAGAGGCCGACCATCAGCAGCACGGGGGCGATGATGCCGCCGCTGAGAATCGCGCCGGCGAGCGGCAGGAGTTCCCCTCGCGCGAGCCGGACCCGTGGTGCGCGGGTGGTCAGGCGGAGGATGCCCAACCCGATCCCTGAGCCACAGTAGAGCAACCCGGCCAGCAGCCACGGGCTGACCTCTCCGCCGAGCAGCAGCTTCGCTAGCGGGGTGCCCGCCCCGAACAGCAGCGCAGCCAGCAACGCCGCCTGCACGCCACGGTTGGAAAAGGCGTTGCGGAGCATGCTTCGAGTGTCCCACCCAGGAACTCGTGCTGTCCCGGGTCGGATCCCAGGGAACGATCGCGAGACGGGGCCGAACCCCCTTCTATGGTTTGTCAAGGGATCTTGGCGAGTTGCGGTCGATCGTCCAGACTGAGCCACTGATTGCGAAAGGAGTGCGATGCCTGAGTGGCTGATTGTCGTGCTCGGCGTGGTCGGTGGGCTGGTGCTGTTGTGGTCGGTGTTGATCGGGTCGCTGTGGGTGTAGCAGCGGCGAACGGGATCATCCGTCGATTGGCGAGCAATGATGCGGGTCGTCCCCGACGTCATTCGGCTGGTGAAGCGCCTTGCGTTCGATCGTTCGGTGCCTCGCGCGACTCGGTGGTGGTTGCTGGGGCTGCTGTCGTATTTGCTGTTGCCTTTTGATCTCGTGCCGGACTTCATTCCGGTGCTCGGGTTCGCCGATGATGCTGTCGTAGTTGCGATCGTCTTGCGATTCGCGATTCGTCATGCTGGCATGGGCGCGGTCGAGCGTCACTGGCCGGGAAGTCCCGAGGGCCTCGCGGGCGTGCTCAAACTCGCAGGACTGCCGTCGAGCCCTCCCACAGCGAGAGCGTAGCGGGCGTGCTCTGCGGCCATATCTGTAGCGGGTTGTGCTTCCGCTGAAGCGGCGCCTCGGTCGAGCGGTCAGGCTTGCCGATCCAGAATCGCCTGGACGCTCGCCTCCGGTCCCAGGTCGAGGCGCCGAAGAACCTGTGCGTTGAGTGCCACGACGACGGTGGACAAGGACATCAGGATGGCGCCGACCGACATGGGCAGCACGAAACCGAACGGCGCGAGAACCCCCGCGGCGAGGGGAACGGCGATCAGGTTGTAGCCGGCTGCCCACCACAGGTTCTGCTTCATCTTTCGGTAGCTGGCCCTCGAGAGCTCGATGACCGACAGCACTGAACGAGGGTCGTCGCTGGCGAGGATCACGCCGGCGGAGGCTATCGCGACGTCGGTGCCGGCGCCGATCGCGATGCCGACGTCGGCTTGCGCGAGGGCGGGTGCGTCATTGACGCCGTCTCCGACCATCGCGATCCGACGGCCCTCGCGCTGGAGTTCGGCGACCTTCGCGGACTTGTCCTCGGGGCGTACGCCGGCGAAGACGCGGTCCACGCCGAGATCCCGCCCGACCGACCGGGCGACGGCGTCCGCGTCGCCCGTGATCATGACCACCTGGATGCCCAGCCTGTGCAGCGCGTCGACCGCCTGGCTCGATTCTGGGCGGATCTCGTCGGCGAGCTTCAACCCGCCGATCACCACTCCGTCACGCACGACGTGGAGGACGATCGCACCGTCGCGGCTCCACTGGGCCGCGGCCGAGACCTCGCCGGCGCCGACGCCCTCGAGCAGACGCGGTCCTCCGACGTGGATCTGCCGGCCCTCGACGGTCGCTACGACGCCGACCGCCGGCGATGACGAGAATCCGGTCGCTGCGGCGATCCCGAGGCCGCGGTCGGTCGCGGCTCGCACGATGGCCTTCGCGAGCGGGTGCTCGCTGTCGGCTTCGGCTGCGGCTGCGAGTGCGAGGACCGTGTCGGCGTCGATGTCACCCTGGGGTGCGACGGCGGTCACGGTCGGCTCGCCCTTCGTAAGTGTGCCGGTCTTGTCGAAGAGCACTGTGTCGATCGTGCGCATGCTCTCCAGTGCGAGCCGATCTTTGATGAGCACCCCGCCGCGCGCGGCACGTTCGGTGGCGATCGCGACGACCAGCGGGATCGCGAGTCCGAGCGCGTGAGGGCAGGCGATCACGAGAACGGTGATCGTACGGACAACCGCCGCATCGGGGTTTCCCAGCAGCGTCCAGACGATCGCGGTCAGCGCGGCGGCGCTCAGAGCGAACCAGAACAGCCAACCCGCGGCACGGTCCGCGATGCGCTGGGCACGCGACGTGGAGGTCTGCGCCTCGGCGACGAGCCGCTGTATACCGGCGAGAGTCGTGTCCTCTCCCGTCGCGGTGACCTCAACGCGCAGGCCAGAGTCGGTGGCGACCGTGCCCGCGGTGACCGGTTCGCCGATGCCACGTGCAACGGTGCGGGACTCGCCGGTGACCATCGACTCGTCCATGTCTGCGCGGCCGTCGACGATCCTTCCGTCGGCGGGGATGCTGCCGCCTGGGCGGACCACGACCACATCACCCACCCGCAGGGCAGACGGTGCCACCGTCACGACGCGGTCGCCTTCGACCCGTTCGGCCTCATCCGGAAGCAGTGCCGCGAGCGAATCCAATGCCGACGTGGTCTGTGCCAGCGACCGCATCTCGATCCAGTGGCCGAGGAGCATGATGACGATCAGCAGCGCGAGTTCCCACCAGAACTCGAGCTCGTGATCCAGCAGACCGAGGCTGGCGCCCCACGAGGCGACGAAGGCGACGGTGATCGCCAGGCCGATCAGCAGCATCATGCCGGGCTTGCGGGCGCGGAGTTCACTGACCGCCCCGGTCAGGAACGGCCACCCGCCCCAGACGTACATGACCGTCCCGAGGATCGGCGATATCAGTTGAACACCGGGAAGCTCCGGCAGCGAGTAGCCGATCAGCACTGCGAACATGCTTGAGAACCCGACCACCGGGATCGCGAGGAGCAGGTTGATCCAGAACAGGCGCCGGAACTGCGCGACATGGTCGGCGCCGTGACCGCCATGTGCGCTGTGCTCGCTGTGCCCGGTGTCGTGAGCCATTTGAGCTGTGTGATCGTGGTTGACGGCTATGTCGCGCGCCGCATGTGGATCCGTCATGGCGAAGTCCTCCTCGGTGCATCCGTCCCTGCAAGGATGTGCAGAAGGGTATAACGGGATACCCCATGGGGGTATTCCAGCCGAAGACGCACGAGGTGCGATCGGTGCCCTACCCGGAGTTCCTCGAGCTGCCGATCGCGAGGCTGTGCGAGGGCAAGCCGCGCGACGGTCTGCTCTTCGGTGATGGTGTCGGCTACCTCGGCCGTCCGCGCTCGTCGGGAGCGTCGCGATCATGGTTCATGACGGCACTGGATGCTGCAGGCCTCGAGCGGATGACCGTGCACGACCTGCGCCACACCGCCGCGTCGCTCGCGATCAGCTCGGGCGCGAACGTGAAGGCGGTGCAGCGGATGCTGGGCCACGCATCGGCGGCGATGACTCTGGATGTCTACGCGGATCTGTTCGACGACGACCTGGATACCGTGTCGGCGTCGCTGAACGAGGCGCGGAGCCGGGCGATCGCCTCTGGTCAGTAGCTCCACGGCGATAGCCCGCGAAGTGAATGAGCTCAGGCGGATACGTGGTGTCGGTCGGGTGCTTCGGACGTCGTCAGCACGACCCGCAAGCCCAAGGCGCGTGAGAGGCGATCAATCGTCGAGAGGGTGGGGTTTGCAACCCCGCGCTCGATCCGGCTGATCTCGCTCTGCTGAACACCTGACAGCTCGGCGAGACGCGGCTGGGACAGGTTCAGCTCGTTGCGCCGGGCCGCGAGGTCCGCGCCCAAGGCGAGGTGGCTCTCACGCTCGTCGGTGAAGACCTGTTCGGCGACCTCGTACGCCGCCCGCTGGCCGGCGCTCCAACGAGACTTGCGCCTGCTGGCGTAGTCCTCGAACGAGGTGGTCATGATGTCTCCAGATGTGCCTCAGCGTAAGCCGTCACCCGATTATGGGTCATGGCACATAGAACCTCAAGACCGCTTCTGTTGTTCCTTCCACCTCTTCAGCAAGGATCGCGCCTTCGTGATCTCACGTTGCTGCCGCCTCGGGGACGGATCCCTCCTCTTGTCGTAACCGCTCAGGATCAGAACGATCCTGGAGCCGTGAAAGGTGCAGAAGACGCGAAGGAGAACCTCTCGATGCGGGGTCTTGATGTCGTCTGGAAGATCGGTCTCGTCGAGTCCGGCAGCACTGTAGATGGCTGAAAGAGATCGGCGCACACGGAACTCGAACAGTCCCTCGCCGAGCGCCTTGCCCCACTCGCCATTGCAGATGTCCTGGCCCAGAGGCTTCAAGAAATGATCGATGGCCGCGAACAGAACAACTTCCTCGTACCGCCCGAGCTTCTTGACGAAGCGATCGAACTGCTTCGCATCGAAGAGTTCGACGGTCCAGTTGCTCACTTGTTGATCGTAGGCGGGAGGACTGACACGGACGTCCTGACGCACCGGGGTGTCGATCTTCCTTTGGCGGCCTCGAAAAGTGTGGGCAAAGTGTGGGCAAAACCACTTCTGACGAAACCACGAAGGGCCGCGATCCCTTGTAAACACTGGGATCGCGGCCCTTCAAAAGTGGACGCGACGGCGGGAGTCGAACCCGCAACGCTTCCGGGTATGAACCGGAGCCCGGGACCACCCGGATCGCCGCGATGACCCCACGCTAATCGGCGGCCACGACATCCGGCCCGAGCGTGACGGGCGGTTGCTCTGTGCGACGCCGTGTGACGACCGGGGGCCCTTCGTCTCGCTCGCGGTTCCTGAGCCTGTCGAAGGGCGCTCAGCGACCCGCGACGCGCGGCGGGGGCGGGGGAGCGGCGAGGGCCCGCAGCATCCGCTCCAGCATCTCGCGCACCTCGCCGCGCGAGGGCTCGGCGAGATCGGTGGTGTACTCGACGCCGGCGGGGATCCACGACAGCCCGTACATCGTCTCGCGCCAGTCGGCGCCTCCCACCGGCCATCGCGTGTGCGCAGCATCCTCTGCTTCGGCGCCCTGCCCCCACTGCCCGAACCATGCGCGCATCTCGTCGAGCGGAAGCTCCATGACGGCATCGGCCTCGACCGGCTGCCGCACCCACGACCGGGCGACCGTGATGAACTCCTCCACCTGATCGGGGGTCAGCTCGCGCCGGGGGAACAGCACGCGCGTGTGCTGCACGTCGGCGAGCCGGTCCACCCGGAACGTGCGCCAGTCGTCGCGGTCGAGATCCCAGCACAGCAGATACCAGTGCCGGTCGGCCGGTGCCAGCGAGTGCGGCTCGACGCGCCGCACGGTCACCTCGCCGGAGGCGGCGGTGTAGCGGAAGCGCACGCGCTCGCCGTCGCGGCAGGCGAGGGCGAGATCGCCGAGCACCTCACTCGAGACGGCCGCGCCGGCGTTGAGTCCGGTCGGCTGCACGGCCTCGGCGAGGGCCGACACGCGCCGGCGCAGGGGCGCCGGCAGCACCTGCTCGAGCTTCGCGAGCGCGGTCAGCGTCGTCTCCGGCCCGCTCACCAGGCGCTGGGATGCGGCCACCCGCAGCCCGATCGCCATCGCCACGGCCTCTTCATCGGTGAGGAGCAGCGGGGGCACCGCGCTGCCCGCCTCGAGCCGGTAACCGCCGGCCGCGCCGGGGCTGGACTCGATCCGGTACCCGAGATCGCGCAGCCGCTCGACATCGCGACGGACGGTGCGCTCGGTCACCCCCATCCGGCTCGCGAGCTCTGCGCCCGGCCAGTGGCGGTGCGTCTGCAGCAGATTGAGGAGCGAGAGGGCCCGCGACGTCGTATCGGACATGACCGAATAATCCCATCTATTGCGGACCGAATCTGTCCGCAAACCGTCCTACCGTGTCGTCATGACCGAACCGATCATCGAAGCGCGCGGGCTCACCAAGCGCTTCACCGTGAAGAAGAAGACCGTCGAGGCCGTCACCGACCTCACCTTCCAGGTGGCCCGCGGCGAGCTCGTGGCCTTCCTGGGCCCTAACGGCGCAGGAAAGTCGACGAGTCTGCGCATGCTGACCACACTGATCCCGCCGACCTCGGGCACCGCGTCCGTCGTCGGCTTCGACATCCTCAGACAGCCGGCCGAGGTCCGCGCGCGCATCGGCTACGTCGGCCAGCTCACGAGCGGCAGCTTCGCCCAGCGGGTGCGCGACGAGCTGATCAGCCAGGGCGCGTTCTACGGCATGGCCAAGCCGGCCGCCCGTGCCCGAGCGGACGAGCTGATCGAGTCGCTCGATCTCGCCTCGTTCGCCACGCGCACGGTGCAGCAGCTCTCCGGCGGGCAGAAGCGCCGGCTCGATGTCGCCCTCGGACTCATGCACGCCCCGCCGCTGCTGTTCCTCGACGAGCCGTCCACGGGGCTCGACCCGCAGAGCCGCGCCAACCTGTGGCAGCACATCATCGATCTGCGGGCACAGCACGGCACCACCGTGTTCCTCACCACCCACTACCTGGAAGAGGCTGACCGCTACGCCGAGCGCGTGATGGTGATGGACAAGGGCCGCGTGATCGCCGACGACACCGCGAGCACGCTGAAGGCCGAGCTCGCCGGCGACGTCGTCACTTTCGGGTTCGACTCTCCCGCCGACGCCGATCGGGCGCTCGACGTCGTGCGGACGCTCACGGATCGCGATGTGCGACGGGATGCTGCGGCATCCGTCACCGTCACGGCCCCCGACGGCGACGCCCTGCTGCCCGCCGCCGTGCGCGCGCTCGACGCAGCAGGGCTGACCGTGCGCTCAGCGACGGGCGTGCCCCCGACGCTCGACGACGTGTTCCTCGCGCTCACCGGCCGCACCCTGCGCGAGACAGGCTCAGCGACCGATCCTGTGGAGCCGGATCCGGATGCAGGCGCACAGACCGAGAAGGCAGGAGCAGACCGATGACCGCCCCCATCGACACCGCCGTGCGGGCCAATCCGGCCCGCGACACCTGGCATGTCCTCACACGTGAGCTCAAGCCGGTCGTGCGCGACCCATTCACGCTGATCTTCAGCCTGGTGCAGCCGCTGATCTTCCTCGGCCTGTTCGGGCCCCTGCTGGTCGGCCAGTCCGGCGCCCCCGTCGGCGAGACGCTGCAGTGGTTCGTGCCGGGAGTCCTGGTCATGATCGTGCTGTTCGGCACGGGTGCCACCGGCTCCAACCTGCAGTACGAGATGATGACCGGCTCGCACGAGCGCACCCTGGTGGCGCCGCTGGCGCGCTCCTCGCTGCTCGTCGGCCGCGCCCTGAAGGAGATCGCGCCGATCGTGGTGCAGTCGCTGATCATCGTGCTCATCGCCTGGCCGTTCGGGTTCACCGTGAACCCCGCGGGCATGGTGATCGGGCTCGCACTCCTCGCGGTGTTCGGCGTGGGGCTCGGCTCGCTCTCGTACACCCTCGCTCTGAAGACCAAGGACCGCGAGTGGCTGTTCTGGGGTGTGCAGCAGACGCTGATCTTCCCGCTGATGATCCTCTCCGGGATGCTGCTGCCCCTTGATGAGGGGCCCGGCTGGATGCAGGCGGTCGCGGCCGTCAACCCGGTCAACTGGGTCGTGCAGGCAGAGCGCGCGCTGTTCGTCGGCGACCTCGGGGCATCCGCGGTGATGTGGGGCTGGATCTCGGCGCTCGCCCTCGCCGCGGTCGGGTTGTGGGCCGGGGTCCGCGCGATCCACAAGAGCAGCTGAGTGCGGCAGAGTCGCGTGCACGGCTGCCGGGGCGCGACCAGGTAGCGTGATCCCATGACGACGGCGCGACGGCGAGGCATCCTCGCTGTCGCGACCGCCATGGTCCTGGTGGCCGTGAGCGTCGGGGTCGGCGTCGTCGTCGGCGACGCGCTCGGCATCCGCACGGAGCCCTCGGCGCAGATGACACCGGCCGACCCGGTCGTCCCCGCGGTCGCCGAGGCCGTCGCGCCGCCGGAGTTCACCTCGATCACCGTCCCCGACGGCGCACGTTACGAGGTCGCCGTGGCCGAGCTGCGCGACGCGGTCGCCGACGCCCCCGCACGCGTCGGCCAGGCGACCCTCGCCGTCACTCCGCCACCCGCTGACGGCGACGCCGCCGCCGATGACTACCGGGTCACCGGGGACGCCGCATCCCTCGTCATCGACGCGGGGCAGGAAGCCGGCGCGGTACGGGCGATCTACGACCTCGCCGCCGCGATCCGGGCCGGCCGGGCGGTCACCGACCTGGTCGGGGAGGCGACGGCATCCGCTCTGTCGTTCCGCATGGCCGACCTCGGCGCCGTCGGGGTCGACCCGGATCCGGCCCAGTGGGTCGACGGCACCGACTACTCGCACGTGTCACGCGCCTTCGAGGACGTGTATCTCGAGGACGACCCGTACATCGACCAGGCCGCGCTCGCCGAGGCGTACGACGACTGGGACGAGTTCCTGGGGGCGATCCTCTCCGACGGCTACAACGCCGTCGCCTGGCCGGGTTTCGTCGAATTCACCACCTTCGCCGGTGTCGACGGCGTCTACCCCGACGGCGACCCGCACGTCGCGCGGGCGCTCGCTCTGCGTGAGGCGTTCGGGCCGTTCTGGGATCGCGCCCAGGACCTCGGGGTCAAGGTGTTCCTGCGCACGGACATGCCCACCCTGACGCCCGAGCTCGAGGACTACCTCGTCGACCGCTTCGGCTCGCTCGACACCGAGAACCCCGAGCTGTGGTCCGTCTACACGGCGGGGCTCCACGAGCTGTACGAGGCCGAGCCCGCGCTGTCCGGCATCCTCATCCGCATCGGCGAGGGCGGCGAGGTCTACCAGGAGCCCGGCTGGGACTACTACTCGGCGATCGCGGTGCGCACGACCGCCGCGGTGCGCACGATGCTGGACGCGTACACGGCGCAGGCCGAGCAGACCGGGCGCGAGGTGGTCTTCCGCACCTGGAGCGTCGGCATCGGCGACGTCGGCGACATGCACACGGACGCGGCGTCGTATCACGCCGTGCTCGAGGGGCTCGATTCGCCCGCGCTGATCGTGTCGACGAAGTTCACGCTCGGTGACTTCTACAGCTGGCTGCCCCTGAACGACACGCTCGCGACCGGCGACCAGCGCAGGATCGTGGAGTTCCAGAGCCGGCGCGAGTTCGAAGCGTTCGGGTCGTTCGCGAACGACCTCGGTCCCGAGTACCAATGGGCGCTCCAGACGCTGCTCGCCGACAACCCGCAGATCGAGGGCATCTGGACCTGGACGCAGGACGGCGGCCCGTGGCGGGCGGGTCCGATGTCGCTGTACCTCAAGGCCGGCTTCTGGCAGCTGTACTCGCTCAACACCCAGGTGTCGGCGGCGCTCGCCCGCGACCCCGGGACCGACGTGGGGCAGGTCACGGTCGACTGGGCGCGGGAGTGGTTCTCGAGTGATCCGCGGACCGTGACGGCGATCGCCGAGGCGATGGCGCTGTCGCGGCAGGCGATCACACAGGGGCTGTACCTGGAGCCGTTCGCCGAGCAGCGCACCTTCGCGATCGGGCTCGAGCCGCCGCCTCAGATGTGGCTGTTCGAGTGGGACATCCTCACCGGAGACTCGGCGACGCTCGACGTGCTGTACGCCATCATCGGGGGCGACCGTGTCGACGAGACGATCGCGCTCGGGAAGGATGCCGTCGCCACCGCGGAGGACATGCTCGCGCTCGTCGAGGGCACCGACCCCGACACCTGGCACGACCCCGCTCTGCGGGAGGCGTTCACGAGCGCCCTCGCCTACGAGGCCGACACCCTGAGACTGCTCGCGTCCTACCGGGAGATGTTCCTCCGTCAGGCGCAGTGGCACGACACCGGCTCGGCCGACGTGCACGCCCAGTGGGAGACGGCGCGCGACGCCTACATGGCGCTCGCCGACGAGCACCTCGCGGCCTACCAGGGCGACGTGGACCACCCCGCGTGGAACCTCACCGCGGCCGAACTCGGCGTCCAGCGCGCCGACCGCGACCTGGCGATGGCATGGACCGCACGCGTGCTGCTCGTGCTCGCGCTGGCGTGGCTGTTCATCGGTATGCTGGCGACCCGCACCAGCCTCGTCGGCAAGCCGGGGGCGGCGGCCGCGCGGGCATCGTGGGTGGCCTCGACCCGGCCGTGGCGTGCTCG harbors:
- a CDS encoding tyrosine-type recombinase/integrase, giving the protein MGVFQPKTHEVRSVPYPEFLELPIARLCEGKPRDGLLFGDGVGYLGRPRSSGASRSWFMTALDAAGLERMTVHDLRHTAASLAISSGANVKAVQRMLGHASAAMTLDVYADLFDDDLDTVSASLNEARSRAIASGQ
- a CDS encoding YkvA family protein — translated: MMRVVPDVIRLVKRLAFDRSVPRATRWWLLGLLSYLLLPFDLVPDFIPVLGFADDAVVVAIVLRFAIRHAGMGAVERHWPGSPEGLAGVLKLAGLPSSPPTARA
- a CDS encoding ABC transporter ATP-binding protein produces the protein MTEPIIEARGLTKRFTVKKKTVEAVTDLTFQVARGELVAFLGPNGAGKSTSLRMLTTLIPPTSGTASVVGFDILRQPAEVRARIGYVGQLTSGSFAQRVRDELISQGAFYGMAKPAARARADELIESLDLASFATRTVQQLSGGQKRRLDVALGLMHAPPLLFLDEPSTGLDPQSRANLWQHIIDLRAQHGTTVFLTTHYLEEADRYAERVMVMDKGRVIADDTASTLKAELAGDVVTFGFDSPADADRALDVVRTLTDRDVRRDAAASVTVTAPDGDALLPAAVRALDAAGLTVRSATGVPPTLDDVFLALTGRTLRETGSATDPVEPDPDAGAQTEKAGADR
- a CDS encoding ABC transporter permease; this encodes MTAPIDTAVRANPARDTWHVLTRELKPVVRDPFTLIFSLVQPLIFLGLFGPLLVGQSGAPVGETLQWFVPGVLVMIVLFGTGATGSNLQYEMMTGSHERTLVAPLARSSLLVGRALKEIAPIVVQSLIIVLIAWPFGFTVNPAGMVIGLALLAVFGVGLGSLSYTLALKTKDREWLFWGVQQTLIFPLMILSGMLLPLDEGPGWMQAVAAVNPVNWVVQAERALFVGDLGASAVMWGWISALALAAVGLWAGVRAIHKSS
- a CDS encoding helix-turn-helix domain-containing protein, whose product is MTTSFEDYASRRKSRWSAGQRAAYEVAEQVFTDERESHLALGADLAARRNELNLSQPRLAELSGVQQSEISRIERGVANPTLSTIDRLSRALGLRVVLTTSEAPDRHHVSA
- a CDS encoding DMT family transporter → MLRNAFSNRGVQAALLAALLFGAGTPLAKLLLGGEVSPWLLAGLLYCGSGIGLGILRLTTRAPRVRLARGELLPLAGAILSGGIIAPVLLMVGLSNMPASGASLLLNAEGVCTALLAWFVFRENFDRRVALGMVAIVAGAVLLSIPNGAELGSPWPALAILGACCFWGLDNNLTRKIALNDATWLASVKGLVAGPVNLTLAFALGATLPAAASFAAALVVGFFAYGVSLALFIIGMRHVGTARAGAYFSVAPFFGAVLAILLGDPVTWQLIAAGLLMALGVWLHLTEHHRHEHTHEAVVHDHWHTHDDEHHTHEHAEPVPAGTRHKHEHSHERLTHTHEHYPDTNHRHTH
- a CDS encoding GNAT family N-acetyltransferase: MAHVIKPLTPETFPAWLALAQKHNGVWGGCYCSYFHSDTEQTVKREYDGPTFKQRLVVEGVAHAALVFDGDDAIAWCEYGSPLELPNIYHRKQYDAGETHPAPWRITCFFVDRDHRRSGVAREALDGALDLIARAGGGEVVSFPNELAEGKRTSSSFLHNGTRAMFEKAGFTFERHIGKSKTVMRKTIPAAAG
- a CDS encoding helix-turn-helix transcriptional regulator: MSDTTSRALSLLNLLQTHRHWPGAELASRMGVTERTVRRDVERLRDLGYRIESSPGAAGGYRLEAGSAVPPLLLTDEEAVAMAIGLRVAASQRLVSGPETTLTALAKLEQVLPAPLRRRVSALAEAVQPTGLNAGAAVSSEVLGDLALACRDGERVRFRYTAASGEVTVRRVEPHSLAPADRHWYLLCWDLDRDDWRTFRVDRLADVQHTRVLFPRRELTPDQVEEFITVARSWVRQPVEADAVMELPLDEMRAWFGQWGQGAEAEDAAHTRWPVGGADWRETMYGLSWIPAGVEYTTDLAEPSRGEVREMLERMLRALAAPPPPPRVAGR
- a CDS encoding heavy metal translocating P-type ATPase produces the protein MAHDTGHSEHSAHGGHGADHVAQFRRLFWINLLLAIPVVGFSSMFAVLIGYSLPELPGVQLISPILGTVMYVWGGWPFLTGAVSELRARKPGMMLLIGLAITVAFVASWGASLGLLDHELEFWWELALLIVIMLLGHWIEMRSLAQTTSALDSLAALLPDEAERVEGDRVVTVAPSALRVGDVVVVRPGGSIPADGRIVDGRADMDESMVTGESRTVARGIGEPVTAGTVATDSGLRVEVTATGEDTTLAGIQRLVAEAQTSTSRAQRIADRAAGWLFWFALSAAALTAIVWTLLGNPDAAVVRTITVLVIACPHALGLAIPLVVAIATERAARGGVLIKDRLALESMRTIDTVLFDKTGTLTKGEPTVTAVAPQGDIDADTVLALAAAAEADSEHPLAKAIVRAATDRGLGIAAATGFSSSPAVGVVATVEGRQIHVGGPRLLEGVGAGEVSAAAQWSRDGAIVLHVVRDGVVIGGLKLADEIRPESSQAVDALHRLGIQVVMITGDADAVARSVGRDLGVDRVFAGVRPEDKSAKVAELQREGRRIAMVGDGVNDAPALAQADVGIAIGAGTDVAIASAGVILASDDPRSVLSVIELSRASYRKMKQNLWWAAGYNLIAVPLAAGVLAPFGFVLPMSVGAILMSLSTVVVALNAQVLRRLDLGPEASVQAILDRQA